The Brachybacterium huguangmaarense genome contains a region encoding:
- a CDS encoding ABC transporter ATP-binding protein, which translates to MSSLLHIVRFTRSLSPLYAAIIICSVVTSAAGLAVPFIIGRATDAVTDAVSGRITVGAATTTVVVLAVALLAAELVSTVVSNLGGRYGDIMANRMRTILSVRYFEKLLNLPQRWFDVELTGTIVSRLNRSITEVTNFAKTFSNSFASMLITTLAVLVISAWYAWPLAALLLVIFPIYIWLTALTSRKWQRLEGEKNTEVDLAGGRFAEVIGQIRVVKSFVRERSELAQFARRFRATDALTAEQSTHWHVMDILRRGALNLIFFGIYLIIFIRTVRGDFTLGDMVLLIQLMSMARQPVQNMSWVIDSAQHAIAGSRDYFRVMETPVDARRTVSVDTATGDVVEREAATGEIIDNDVPADADAARRALDPVPGARAIDFRDVTFAYEKGEDVLHGISFDVAPGEKVAFVGESGGGKSTIVNLLLGLFPTAQGTISVAGHEIADLPLEQLRRSIGVVFQDASLFSGTIEENIAYGRPGATPEQIRAAARRANASTFIERFPAGYGTIIGERGLRLSGGQRQRIAVARAILKDAPILVLDEATSALDTKAERNVQAGLDELMAGRTSLIIAHRLSTIAGVDRIVTLEDGRIDEIGTPAELAASGGIYAQLLALQDSGSKKALAKFDITG; encoded by the coding sequence GTGTCGTCCCTGCTCCACATCGTCCGCTTCACCCGTTCCCTGTCCCCGCTGTACGCCGCGATCATCATCTGCTCGGTCGTGACCTCGGCCGCCGGCCTCGCCGTCCCCTTCATCATCGGGCGCGCGACCGACGCCGTGACCGACGCCGTCAGCGGCCGCATCACGGTCGGCGCGGCCACCACCACCGTCGTCGTGCTCGCCGTCGCCCTGCTGGCCGCCGAGCTGGTCTCCACCGTCGTCTCGAACCTCGGCGGCCGCTACGGCGACATCATGGCCAACCGGATGCGCACCATCCTCTCGGTCCGCTACTTCGAGAAGCTCCTGAACCTGCCGCAGCGCTGGTTCGACGTCGAGCTCACCGGCACGATCGTCTCGCGCCTGAACCGCTCGATCACCGAGGTCACCAACTTCGCCAAGACCTTCTCGAACTCGTTCGCGAGCATGCTCATCACGACCCTCGCGGTGCTCGTCATCTCCGCCTGGTACGCGTGGCCGCTCGCCGCGCTCCTGCTCGTCATCTTCCCGATCTACATCTGGCTGACCGCGCTCACCTCACGGAAGTGGCAGCGCCTCGAGGGCGAGAAGAACACCGAGGTCGACCTCGCCGGCGGTCGCTTCGCCGAGGTCATCGGCCAGATCCGCGTCGTCAAGTCCTTCGTCCGCGAACGCAGCGAGCTGGCCCAGTTCGCCCGCCGCTTCCGGGCCACCGACGCCCTCACCGCCGAGCAGTCCACGCACTGGCACGTCATGGACATCCTGCGTCGCGGCGCCCTCAACCTGATCTTCTTCGGCATCTACCTGATCATCTTCATCCGCACCGTGCGCGGCGACTTCACGCTCGGCGACATGGTGCTGCTCATCCAGCTCATGTCGATGGCGCGCCAGCCCGTGCAGAACATGAGCTGGGTGATCGACTCCGCCCAGCACGCGATCGCCGGCTCCCGCGACTACTTCCGCGTCATGGAGACCCCCGTCGACGCCCGCCGCACCGTCTCGGTCGACACCGCGACCGGCGATGTGGTCGAGCGCGAGGCGGCGACCGGCGAGATCATCGACAACGACGTCCCCGCCGACGCCGATGCCGCCCGCCGCGCCCTCGACCCCGTCCCGGGCGCTCGCGCGATCGACTTCCGCGACGTCACCTTCGCCTACGAGAAGGGCGAGGACGTCCTGCACGGCATCTCCTTCGACGTCGCGCCCGGCGAGAAGGTCGCCTTCGTGGGCGAGTCCGGCGGTGGCAAGTCGACCATCGTGAACCTGCTGCTGGGCCTGTTCCCGACGGCGCAGGGCACCATCTCCGTGGCCGGCCACGAGATCGCCGACCTCCCCCTCGAGCAGCTCCGCCGCTCGATCGGCGTGGTCTTCCAGGACGCCTCCCTGTTCTCCGGCACGATCGAGGAGAACATCGCGTACGGCCGCCCCGGCGCGACGCCCGAGCAGATCCGGGCCGCCGCCCGCCGGGCCAACGCGAGCACCTTCATCGAGCGCTTCCCGGCCGGCTACGGCACGATCATCGGCGAGCGCGGCCTCCGGCTGTCCGGCGGGCAGCGCCAGCGCATCGCCGTGGCCCGCGCGATCCTCAAGGACGCCCCGATCCTCGTGCTCGACGAGGCCACGAGCGCCCTGGACACCAAGGCCGAGCGCAACGTGCAGGCCGGGCTCGACGAGCTCATGGCCGGCCGGACCTCGCTCATCATCGCCCACCGCCTGTCGACCATCGCGGGCGTGGACCGGATCGTCACGCTCGAGGACGGCCGCATCGACGAGATCGGCACTCCCGCCGAGCTCGCCGCCTCGGGCGGCATCTACGCCCAGCTGCTCGCGCTGCAGGACTCCGGCTCGAAGAAGGCGCTCGCGAAGTTCGACATCACCGGCTGA
- a CDS encoding NAD(P)-dependent oxidoreductase produces MKIAFLGTGRMGTELALHLIEHHDVTAWNRTRERTTRVHEAGAAVAGTAREAVEGAEVVVTSLFGPDAVRETVIAPQLIPEGVTWVDTTTVSPADADEFARAVDTYVAVPVVGTLGPARAGTLGVYVGTPDEERRRRVLELVAPWADPDRLRGVDSAAKAATGKLLANLALAVSAQGLREALDLGEACGVAPSETLDMLGSTGLAFIAGMKAPFVRGERDTADGDFTVDAIAKDARLMLATAGEDLPAVRAALGSLEAEQGAGRGNDDFSSILTHRG; encoded by the coding sequence ATGAAGATCGCATTCCTGGGCACCGGCAGGATGGGCACGGAGCTCGCGCTCCACCTCATCGAGCACCACGACGTGACGGCGTGGAACCGCACTCGCGAGCGCACCACGCGCGTGCACGAGGCCGGGGCCGCGGTCGCCGGGACCGCCCGCGAGGCGGTCGAGGGAGCGGAGGTGGTGGTCACGAGCCTGTTCGGGCCCGACGCGGTCCGTGAGACCGTGATCGCCCCGCAGCTGATCCCCGAGGGCGTGACCTGGGTGGACACGACGACCGTCTCCCCCGCCGACGCCGACGAGTTCGCCCGCGCCGTCGACACCTATGTGGCCGTGCCCGTCGTGGGGACGCTCGGCCCGGCACGGGCAGGGACTCTCGGCGTGTACGTGGGCACGCCCGACGAGGAGCGCCGCCGCCGCGTGCTCGAGCTCGTGGCCCCGTGGGCCGACCCGGATCGCCTGCGCGGCGTGGACTCGGCCGCGAAGGCGGCGACCGGCAAGCTGCTCGCGAACCTCGCGCTCGCCGTGAGCGCCCAGGGTCTGCGCGAGGCGCTCGACCTGGGCGAGGCGTGCGGGGTGGCGCCGTCGGAGACCCTCGACATGCTCGGCTCGACCGGGCTCGCGTTCATCGCGGGCATGAAGGCGCCGTTCGTGCGCGGCGAGCGGGACACCGCCGACGGCGACTTCACGGTCGACGCGATCGCCAAGGACGCCCGTCTCATGCTCGCGACGGCCGGAGAGGATCTGCCCGCGGTGCGGGCGGCGCTCGGCTCCCTCGAGGCCGAGCAGGGGGCCGGCCGCGGGAACGACGACTTCTCCTCGATCCTGACGCACCGCGGCTGA
- a CDS encoding sulfurtransferase, which translates to MASIDPVIETVPDGARLIDIRWALDGTKDKSTYRAGHLPGAVYVDLGTELAAPASPDRGRHPLPDPEDFAAAMARAGVSDDATVVVYDDADGSQASRLVWMLRAVGVEAAVLDGGLTAWREGGGEIATDDVVPEPGAFTPRPWGEHVIATPDEAASGRYTVIDARAPERYRGETEPIDPRAGHIPGAVNVPYAGNVDDQGRFLAPEALRARFAEAGAVAPDAGETGTGLIVYCGSGVTATHDLLALERAGLPGARLLPGSWSQWSSDPERPVATGPTP; encoded by the coding sequence ATGGCCAGCATCGACCCCGTCATCGAGACCGTGCCCGACGGCGCCCGCCTGATCGACATCCGCTGGGCCCTCGACGGCACCAAGGACAAGAGCACCTACCGCGCCGGGCACCTCCCCGGCGCGGTCTACGTCGACCTCGGCACCGAGCTCGCCGCCCCGGCGAGCCCCGACCGGGGGCGCCACCCGCTGCCCGACCCCGAGGACTTCGCCGCGGCGATGGCGCGCGCCGGCGTCTCGGACGACGCGACGGTCGTCGTCTACGACGACGCCGACGGCTCGCAGGCCTCGCGCCTGGTGTGGATGCTGCGGGCGGTCGGCGTCGAGGCGGCCGTGCTTGACGGCGGCCTCACGGCCTGGCGCGAGGGCGGCGGCGAGATCGCGACCGACGACGTCGTGCCCGAGCCGGGAGCCTTCACACCCCGCCCGTGGGGCGAGCACGTGATCGCGACGCCCGACGAGGCCGCGTCCGGGCGCTACACCGTGATCGACGCCCGCGCGCCCGAGCGCTACCGCGGCGAGACCGAGCCGATCGACCCGCGGGCCGGGCACATCCCGGGCGCCGTCAACGTGCCGTACGCGGGCAACGTCGACGACCAGGGGCGCTTCCTGGCTCCCGAGGCGCTGCGCGCCCGCTTCGCCGAGGCGGGCGCCGTCGCTCCCGACGCGGGCGAGACGGGGACCGGCCTGATCGTCTACTGCGGCTCGGGCGTCACCGCGACCCACGACCTGCTCGCCCTCGAGCGGGCGGGGCTGCCCGGGGCGCGCCTGCTGCCCGGCTCGTGGTCCCAGTGGAGCAGCGACCCGGAGCGACCCGTCGCGACCGGCCCCACCCCCTGA
- a CDS encoding phosphoglycerate dehydrogenase yields the protein MKVLLPDTIELSPVLPAGWESAVVDARAEIPAEHHDADALVVWGSSRRHLASAARDLPRLRLVQSLAAGVEGILAAGFGDEVVIASGTGLHSRTVSEHALALILALVRRLPEALAAQDDHEWSSEIGGIQPLHPAGRITTLLDANVLIWGFGDIGQTLAPLLASMGAHVRGVARSAGRRAGFEVVEEDSVRDLLGEIDILVDILPASEATAGVIDADVLAALPDHALVVNVGRGTTVDQAALRAALADGTIAGAGLDVTDPEPLPADDPLWDAPHLLLTPHGAGGRPVGADERIVHNLRALGGDGEFDHRV from the coding sequence ATGAAGGTTCTGCTGCCCGACACCATCGAGCTGTCCCCCGTGCTGCCCGCGGGCTGGGAGAGCGCCGTCGTCGACGCCCGGGCCGAGATCCCCGCCGAGCACCACGACGCCGACGCCCTCGTGGTCTGGGGCTCGTCGCGCCGCCATCTGGCCTCTGCCGCGCGCGACCTGCCCCGTCTGCGGCTCGTGCAGTCGCTCGCCGCCGGGGTCGAGGGCATCCTCGCCGCGGGCTTCGGCGACGAGGTCGTGATCGCGAGCGGCACCGGCCTGCACTCGCGCACCGTGAGCGAGCACGCGCTCGCCCTGATCCTCGCGCTCGTGCGGCGCCTGCCGGAGGCGCTCGCGGCGCAGGACGACCACGAGTGGTCGAGCGAGATCGGCGGCATCCAGCCCCTGCACCCCGCGGGCAGGATCACGACGCTGCTCGACGCGAACGTGCTGATCTGGGGCTTCGGGGACATCGGGCAGACCCTCGCCCCGCTCCTGGCCTCGATGGGCGCGCACGTGCGCGGGGTCGCGCGCAGCGCCGGACGGCGCGCGGGCTTCGAGGTCGTCGAGGAGGACTCCGTGCGCGACCTGCTCGGCGAGATCGACATCCTCGTCGACATCCTCCCTGCCAGCGAGGCGACGGCCGGGGTCATCGACGCCGACGTGCTCGCCGCGCTGCCCGACCACGCCCTGGTCGTCAACGTCGGCCGCGGCACGACCGTCGACCAGGCGGCCCTGCGCGCCGCGCTCGCCGACGGGACGATCGCGGGCGCCGGGCTCGACGTCACCGACCCGGAGCCCCTGCCGGCCGACGATCCTCTGTGGGACGCGCCGCACCTGCTGCTGACCCCGCACGGCGCCGGCGGGCGCCCCGTCGGGGCCGACGAGCGCATCGTGCACAACCTGCGCGCGCTCGGCGGGGACGGGGAGTTCGACCACCGCGTGTGA
- a CDS encoding response regulator — MEPFRTLLVEDEPIIRYYVSGILEDSGRYTVVGTAEDAPEAIAAAAELEPDVVLMDVRLPRGDGAEATAAIRDARPETVVVAMSSLTSPTTIAGVLRAGAVGYLSKNARPEEILRALDAAMDGTFSFSPEVGAAVVDAMSATTPDRPAVPRTAPKLSPREHAALRLLVRGLSNAQIAERLGVSESAVKARVHRLMRRLDADTRTGVAVAAVRLGLVPEDDD, encoded by the coding sequence ATGGAGCCCTTCCGGACGCTGCTCGTCGAGGACGAGCCCATCATCCGCTACTACGTCTCCGGCATCCTCGAGGACTCCGGTCGCTACACCGTCGTGGGCACGGCCGAGGACGCGCCCGAGGCGATCGCCGCGGCGGCCGAGCTGGAGCCGGACGTCGTGCTCATGGACGTACGCCTCCCGCGGGGCGACGGCGCCGAGGCGACGGCCGCGATCCGTGACGCCCGCCCCGAGACCGTCGTGGTCGCCATGAGCAGCCTGACCAGCCCCACCACGATCGCCGGGGTGCTCCGGGCGGGAGCCGTGGGCTACCTCAGCAAGAACGCACGCCCGGAGGAGATCCTCCGCGCGCTCGACGCCGCGATGGACGGCACCTTCAGCTTCTCCCCCGAGGTGGGTGCGGCCGTCGTCGACGCGATGTCCGCGACGACCCCCGATCGGCCGGCGGTGCCGAGGACGGCGCCCAAGCTCAGCCCGCGCGAGCACGCCGCGCTCCGGCTGCTCGTCCGGGGGCTCAGCAACGCGCAGATCGCCGAGCGGCTCGGCGTGAGCGAGTCCGCGGTCAAGGCGCGCGTGCACCGGCTCATGCGTCGCCTCGACGCGGACACCCGCACCGGCGTCGCGGTCGCAGCGGTGCGGCTCGGGCTCGTGCCCGAGGACGACGACTGA
- a CDS encoding sensor histidine kinase, whose translation MSTSQASDSSPRRGDSRLISLFGRWGRLLVALAAGWALLGGLDDVRRVWLSDRPLDRQVAETILNLAWPVALLVALRWPWITLGIYAGAIVIGVEAHYYIPAFLCGVIALAASLLRGRRSLVIVALGETLALLVCLVVFTETPFSFILWMYLPFFAVVALGLWLIGALYRRHHEAVTHTEQLERDVRALRAHERHQLARELHDVVSRELVAVQPHARLLREAADGAERERQLSAIQEAARRAQDGLDSLVIVLESEDAIARSALTSATVSAHESLARCAERLEGLGHHVTTTLTTQVPPHLAATVDRILGEATANIVAHGGGASACTFVVRREADSLLIDVTNELTGTGPTRTASLGTGTAGLSERATALGGRLTSRAEGSLWRLHAELPLPPDAEASEQG comes from the coding sequence ATGTCGACGTCCCAAGCCTCCGACTCGTCGCCGCGCCGCGGCGACAGCCGCCTGATCTCCCTCTTCGGGCGGTGGGGGCGCCTCCTGGTCGCCCTCGCCGCCGGGTGGGCGCTCCTGGGCGGCCTCGACGACGTCCGCCGGGTCTGGCTGTCCGATCGGCCGCTCGACCGTCAGGTCGCCGAGACGATCCTGAACCTCGCGTGGCCCGTCGCGCTGCTCGTCGCGCTGCGCTGGCCGTGGATCACGCTCGGCATCTACGCGGGCGCGATCGTGATCGGCGTCGAGGCGCACTACTACATCCCGGCGTTCCTCTGCGGGGTGATCGCCCTGGCGGCGAGCCTCCTGCGCGGTCGCCGGAGCCTGGTGATCGTCGCTCTCGGCGAGACGCTCGCCCTGCTCGTGTGCCTCGTGGTCTTCACGGAGACCCCGTTCTCCTTCATCCTGTGGATGTACCTCCCCTTCTTCGCCGTGGTGGCGCTCGGCCTCTGGCTCATCGGCGCCCTCTACCGTCGCCACCACGAGGCCGTGACGCACACCGAGCAGCTCGAGCGCGACGTCCGCGCGCTGCGGGCCCACGAGCGCCATCAGCTCGCCCGGGAGCTCCACGACGTCGTCTCCCGCGAGCTCGTCGCCGTGCAGCCCCACGCCCGGCTGCTGCGGGAGGCCGCGGACGGGGCCGAGCGCGAACGTCAGCTCTCGGCGATCCAGGAGGCGGCGCGGCGGGCCCAGGACGGCCTCGACAGCCTCGTGATCGTGCTCGAGTCCGAGGACGCGATCGCCCGCTCGGCGCTCACGAGCGCCACGGTCTCCGCGCACGAGTCGCTCGCGCGATGCGCCGAGCGGCTCGAGGGCCTCGGCCACCACGTGACGACGACCCTGACCACGCAGGTCCCGCCGCACCTCGCGGCGACGGTCGACCGCATCCTCGGCGAGGCCACGGCCAACATCGTCGCCCACGGCGGGGGAGCGTCGGCGTGCACGTTCGTCGTGCGCCGTGAGGCCGACTCGCTGCTCATCGACGTGACCAACGAGCTGACCGGCACCGGACCCACCCGCACCGCCTCGCTCGGCACCGGCACCGCAGGGCTCAGCGAGCGGGCGACGGCCCTCGGCGGGAGGCTCACGAGCCGGGCCGAGGGGAGCCTCTGGCGCCTGCACGCCGAGCTCCCGCTCCCGCCCGACGCGGAGGCGTCGGAGCAGGGCTGA